DNA from Gramella sp. MAR_2010_147:
ATGGTTTTGAACCTTATAAGAAATTAAGCGATGACCGCCCTGTAATTTTTTATGATCAGCTGGGAAGTGGAAGATCAGACAGGATTAGTGATACCACGCTTATGACTGTGAAAAGATATGTAGAGGAGGTAGAAATGCTACGAAAAGATCTAAACCTGGAAAAAGTTTATTTACACGGCCAATCATGGGGTACAGCATTAGGATTAGAATATTATCTGAAATATCCTGAGTACGTTGAAGGAATTATTTTTAGCAGTCCGTATTTCAGCACTAAACAGTGGATCAAAGATGCGAACAAACTTGTAGAAACATTACCAGATTCTATTCAGAGAATTATACGAACCAACGAAGAGAATCAAAGTTTTAGCAATCCTGAATATAAAGATGCCGTGACCTTGTTTTATAGTAATTTTTTAAGGCGAAAGGAACGTTCGCAGGCAAAAAAGGATACGGCGGGGATCTATTTTGGCACCAATGTATATGAATATATGTGGGGACCCAGTGAATTTACCGCAACGGGAACACTCCTGAATTATGACAGAATTGATAAACTTTCAGAAGTTAAAGTTCCTGTTCTGTTTATTACCGGAGAGTATGATGAGGCAAGACCATCTACAGTGAAATATTATCAAAGCCTTGTTCCCAACGCTAAATTTGTAGAAATAAGAAATTCCGGGCATGCTACCTTAAATGATAATCCTGAAGAGGCACTTTCAGCAATCAAAAAATTCCTTGATGCTACAGATAAAAATAAGGAATGATTAATCCAATTCAGGAAGACTTAGTTTATCAAATATTGATGATTTTTTCATCATAGCTTCAATCTCTTCTGCTCTTCTAGGTGCTTCCGAAGAAAGATTAACAGGTCCGTTTTCTGTAATAAGAATATCATCCTCTATTCTAACTGCTATTCCCCACCATTTTTCATCGCAATCACTACCTTCCGGAATATAGATTCCCGGTTCTACAGTAATAACCATATTAGGCTGAAAACTTCCCCTGGTATTAAGATCATGCACGTCCAGGCCAATATGATGGGAAGTTCCATGAGGAAAGTATCTATGCTGCTCATCTGGAGACGAAATAATCCCTAATTCATATAGCCCTTTATTAATAATATCAAGCCCGGCCTTGTGGGTATCTGAAGAATTATTCCCAACTACCGCGGCCGCGATCCCCGCCTCCTGGGCCTCATATACAAGATCATAAATTGCTTTCTGCTCAGCATTATATTTTCCATTTGCAGGAATCGTTCTGGTAACATCTGCGGTATAACCGTGATATTCTGCTCCCAGGTCCATTAATACAAGATCCTGCTCCAGTTTCGTTTTATTATTTTCAATATAATGCAACACGCAGCCATTGTTTCCAGCTCCTACAATAGAAGGATAACCTTCATATTCGCTCCCATATTTTTTAAATACATATTCATGTATACCTTGCACTTCAGTTTCAGACATTCCCGGATGCATGGCCTTCATTACTTCTATCTGTCCCATTGCTGAAATTCGAACGGCCTTTTTCAAGAGTTTCATTTCCTCAGGCGATTTTATTTGTCTTAGCTCTCCCATATAAGTGTAAAGACTTTCGGTATCGACGTTCACATCTTTTTTCGCAGCTATTTCCTGTTTCACTTCCAGCCCGAGAGGATCGTTGTTTTGTTGAATTGATTTAATATTTACCTTATTTTTAAAAGATTGCACCAAACTGGCAAGATCTGCCGGATCTCTGGAATCACGATAATCATTGGTAAAAGGTTTATGCAATACGCTCTCAAATTCAGAAAAATTAATGGCATTATTCAAGAAGTCCTTTCCGTTGAAAACTCTGTTAAAACCAAGCTCATTTATAGCTCCTTCCACCCCCAGGCGATAGCCCGTCCACATTTCTGCCTGTGGATTCTTTTCCTGCACATATAATACCTCATCATATTTTTTAGCATCTTCACTTACTTGCTCTTCAGAAAAGATCACAAGAACGGCATGGGGTTCCTTATAACCTGTGAGATAATAAAAATCGGGATCCTGATGGTACACATAATCTACATCATTGGCCCTGTTCCTAACCGGATTGGCGAAAAATACCGCGACAGAATTAGCCGGCATTTTAGCTCTCAAAGCCTCTCTCCTTCCCTGATGAAATTCTGAAGAAAGATAGTCTTGTGAAGTGCCATCCTGAGCAATTATACAAATACTGAATATTAAGAAACTGAAGATCAATAGATTTTTCATGCCAGACAGATTTAGACTGCAAATTAATCAATTCTACTGTCTTAACCCGGATGAACACAATGCAAAATAGCAAGGCTTTATTCTGAAAAAAAAGGTGGTCGATGACCACCTTTTTGAATACAATAAGTAATTTTTAACTATAATAAATGGCGTTAAGCCTAAGGGAATTAATTTGATGATTTCAGATCAAATCTATCCAGATTCATCACCTTATCCCATGCCTTTACGAAGTCTTTAACAAATTTAACTTCCGCATCATCTGTTGCATACACTTCAGCGATAGCTCTTAGTTCAGAATTAGATCCAAAGATAAGGTCAGCACGTGTACCTGTCCATTTTACATCTCCGTTAAGCCTATCACGGCCTTCAAACTCTGTTTCAGAGTCAGAAGTCTCTTTCCATGTAAGTCCCATTTCCAGAATATTCTTAAAGAAATCGTTTGAAAGCTTTCCGCGGCGATCTGTAAAAACTCCTTTGTTAGATCCATCAAAATTAGTACCCAGAGCTCTCATTCCTCCTACAAGAACCGTCATTTCAGGTGCTGTTAAAGTTAACAACTGAGCGCGGTCTACCAGTAACTCCTCGGCAGAAGCAGAGATATTATCTCTATTACCAAAATAGTTTCTAAAACCGTCTGCATTGGGTTCTAAAGGTTCAAACGCTTCCACATCTGTTTGTTCCTGTGTAGCATCTGTTCTTCCCGGTATGAAAGGTACATTAACTGTATGACCTGCATCTTTCGCTGCTTTCTCGACTCCAGCACATCCTGCTAGAACTATAAGATCTGCGATAGAAATCCTTTTATTTCCAGATTGTGATTCATTAAAATCAGCTTGAATACCTTCCAGCGTTTCAATTACCCTGCCCAGTTGCTTAGGGTTATTAACTTCCCAACCTTTCTGGGGAGCAAGCCGAATCCTGGCACCATTGGCTCCGCCCCGCTTATCAGATCCCCGAAATGTTGATGCAGAAGCCCAGGCAGTAGATACCAGTTCTGAAACCGATAATCCAGTTTCCAGAATTTTATTTTTTAAATTCTCAATATCAGCATCATTCACCAATTCATGATCTACTTTAGGAACAGGATCCTGCCAGAGTAATTCCTCCTGTGGAACCTCGGGTCCAAGATAGCGCTCTATTGGTCCCATATCACGATGCGTTAGTTTAAACCATGCACGCGAGTAGGCATCAGCAAACTCTTCAGGATTTTCATGGAAATGTCTGGATATCTTTTCATATTCAGGATCCATTTTCAGGGATAGATCTGTAGTAAGCATAAATGGCGCATGCTTTTTATCTGGGTCATGGGCATCGGGTACCGTACCGGCCCCCTCATTATTCTTCGGCTGCCATTGATAAGCACCTCCAGGTCCCTTGATACATTCCCAGTCATATTTGAAAAGATTATCAAAGTATTTGTTACTCCATTGCGTGGGAGTATCTGTCCACGCTCCTTCAATTCCACTTGTAATAGTATCAGCTCCTTTACCTGTACCAAAAGTATTCTTCCATCCCATACCCATTTCGCTAATTCCGGCAGCGGCAGGTTCAGCATCAACGTATTTTTCAGCATCGGCAGCTCCATGTGTTTTTCCAAAGGTATGTCCTCCGGCAATAAGCGCCACGGTTTCGTAATCGTTCATTGCCATACGTCCAAAAGTCTCCCGAATATAGGAAGCTGATTCTACCGGGTCTGGATTGCCATTATGTCCTTCAGGATTTACATAGATTAGTCCCATATGAGCAGCACCTAATGGATTCTCTAATTCTTCTCCGGCATAACGCTCATCATTGTTTAACCATTCAGTTTCAGCTCCCCAATAAACATCCTGTGCAGGTTCCCATACATCTTTTCTACCTCCGGCAAAACCAAACATCTTTAAACCCATCGATTCATGAGCACAATTCCCTGCCAGAATCAACAAATCTGCCCATGATAATTTCTTACCATACTTTTTCTTTACAGGCCAGAGTA
Protein-coding regions in this window:
- a CDS encoding proline iminopeptidase-family hydrolase, giving the protein MNLGLKRSSFHILYIVSIFLLYSCDNSKDSKIVEGEGYVEVTGGKVWYRINGKTDHIPVLLLHGGPGSSSYGFEPYKKLSDDRPVIFYDQLGSGRSDRISDTTLMTVKRYVEEVEMLRKDLNLEKVYLHGQSWGTALGLEYYLKYPEYVEGIIFSSPYFSTKQWIKDANKLVETLPDSIQRIIRTNEENQSFSNPEYKDAVTLFYSNFLRRKERSQAKKDTAGIYFGTNVYEYMWGPSEFTATGTLLNYDRIDKLSEVKVPVLFITGEYDEARPSTVKYYQSLVPNAKFVEIRNSGHATLNDNPEEALSAIKKFLDATDKNKE
- a CDS encoding aminopeptidase P N-terminal domain-containing protein, with the translated sequence MKNLLIFSFLIFSICIIAQDGTSQDYLSSEFHQGRREALRAKMPANSVAVFFANPVRNRANDVDYVYHQDPDFYYLTGYKEPHAVLVIFSEEQVSEDAKKYDEVLYVQEKNPQAEMWTGYRLGVEGAINELGFNRVFNGKDFLNNAINFSEFESVLHKPFTNDYRDSRDPADLASLVQSFKNKVNIKSIQQNNDPLGLEVKQEIAAKKDVNVDTESLYTYMGELRQIKSPEEMKLLKKAVRISAMGQIEVMKAMHPGMSETEVQGIHEYVFKKYGSEYEGYPSIVGAGNNGCVLHYIENNKTKLEQDLVLMDLGAEYHGYTADVTRTIPANGKYNAEQKAIYDLVYEAQEAGIAAAVVGNNSSDTHKAGLDIINKGLYELGIISSPDEQHRYFPHGTSHHIGLDVHDLNTRGSFQPNMVITVEPGIYIPEGSDCDEKWWGIAVRIEDDILITENGPVNLSSEAPRRAEEIEAMMKKSSIFDKLSLPELD
- the katG gene encoding catalase/peroxidase HPI, encoding MGNNNSNNKDNHKVWEVNESSKCPFMGGALNYTAGKGTSNRDWWPNQLNLNILRQNSVLTDPMDEDFDYAEEFKSLDLKAVKQDLYDLMTNSQDWWPADYGHYGPFFIRMAWHSAGTYRIGDGRGGAGSGQQRFAPLNSWPDNANLDKARLLLWPVKKKYGKKLSWADLLILAGNCAHESMGLKMFGFAGGRKDVWEPAQDVYWGAETEWLNNDERYAGEELENPLGAAHMGLIYVNPEGHNGNPDPVESASYIRETFGRMAMNDYETVALIAGGHTFGKTHGAADAEKYVDAEPAAAGISEMGMGWKNTFGTGKGADTITSGIEGAWTDTPTQWSNKYFDNLFKYDWECIKGPGGAYQWQPKNNEGAGTVPDAHDPDKKHAPFMLTTDLSLKMDPEYEKISRHFHENPEEFADAYSRAWFKLTHRDMGPIERYLGPEVPQEELLWQDPVPKVDHELVNDADIENLKNKILETGLSVSELVSTAWASASTFRGSDKRGGANGARIRLAPQKGWEVNNPKQLGRVIETLEGIQADFNESQSGNKRISIADLIVLAGCAGVEKAAKDAGHTVNVPFIPGRTDATQEQTDVEAFEPLEPNADGFRNYFGNRDNISASAEELLVDRAQLLTLTAPEMTVLVGGMRALGTNFDGSNKGVFTDRRGKLSNDFFKNILEMGLTWKETSDSETEFEGRDRLNGDVKWTGTRADLIFGSNSELRAIAEVYATDDAEVKFVKDFVKAWDKVMNLDRFDLKSSN